Proteins encoded in a region of the Clostridium butyricum genome:
- a CDS encoding methyl-accepting chemotaxis protein yields MKKVVEFKKILFGLILILVLIPVILLTISSGVINRNNANKNYKENADLLLKIAGGTIDNKIGEYYSIIQLLSSDGDFYDFDKLKKSMDLLEKRDESILNIYYASESDGSYVQSLDHELPEGYNAKSRPWFINSMADQSNFIVESPYSDPTTGNIVLTISKAVTKDNSAIGVVSMDIELTKLADILSEYKYGETGQLMICTDEGVVISNTDESKIGGQEPLEYDVWDNIISNDSGEVDFEYSSNEYLGYYSTTKTTGWKIILKTETNEIRASERYQLMLSMLIMLIILVLISIIINIGTKMVSNNIKKLVESITKASKGDLKEKIKLNTIIKEFKLLEESFNNMSGNLTSLLGRVNDSVINVDNTAVNSIALSEEISESIGQVTNTMTEISEGTGKSADGLENIASDMEKLSSSINEIKNETNNVNEVALETNKLGGRGLEIAKLVLNKSNETKNSTEEVNSVVNEVSSSIEKIENINSSITAITEQTNLLALNAAIEAARAGEAGKGFAVVADEIRKLAEETAVSAKEIDSIIKEISEKSNKAVDKVSNTTNVVKEQEEAVMESQKIFKDIVHSVESLSDKVSIIADSISVINTMKDNVLDKVGDLSALLEETAAGSEEVTASAHEVNASTETFVHDLNILKEKTEELKQHISTFNF; encoded by the coding sequence ATGAAAAAAGTAGTAGAATTTAAGAAAATATTATTCGGACTAATATTAATATTAGTTCTTATACCGGTTATATTATTAACAATATCATCAGGTGTTATAAATAGAAATAATGCTAATAAGAATTATAAAGAAAATGCAGATTTATTACTTAAAATTGCAGGGGGAACAATTGATAATAAAATTGGGGAATACTATAGCATTATACAATTATTATCTAGTGATGGAGATTTTTATGATTTTGATAAATTAAAAAAATCTATGGATTTATTAGAAAAAAGAGATGAAAGTATACTTAATATTTATTACGCATCTGAATCCGATGGATCTTACGTTCAGTCATTAGATCATGAACTTCCAGAGGGCTATAATGCTAAATCAAGGCCATGGTTTATAAATTCTATGGCAGATCAGAGTAACTTTATAGTAGAAAGTCCATATTCTGATCCTACAACAGGAAATATTGTTCTTACTATTTCTAAAGCTGTTACTAAAGATAATTCTGCAATAGGTGTTGTTTCTATGGATATTGAATTGACAAAGCTTGCAGATATATTATCGGAATATAAATACGGTGAAACAGGACAACTTATGATATGTACAGATGAAGGTGTAGTAATTTCTAATACTGATGAAAGTAAAATAGGTGGACAAGAACCATTAGAGTATGATGTATGGGATAATATTATAAGTAATGATAGTGGTGAAGTTGATTTTGAATATAGTTCAAATGAGTATTTAGGATATTATTCAACTACAAAAACGACTGGATGGAAGATTATTTTAAAGACTGAAACAAATGAAATACGAGCCTCTGAGAGATATCAATTGATGTTATCTATGTTAATTATGTTAATTATATTAGTTTTAATTTCTATTATAATTAATATTGGTACAAAAATGGTATCCAACAATATAAAAAAATTAGTTGAAAGTATTACGAAAGCATCTAAGGGTGATTTAAAAGAAAAAATAAAGCTCAATACCATAATAAAAGAATTTAAACTTTTAGAAGAAAGTTTTAATAATATGTCGGGAAATTTAACTAGTTTACTTGGCCGTGTAAATGATTCTGTAATAAATGTAGATAATACAGCTGTAAACTCAATTGCATTAAGTGAAGAAATATCTGAGTCTATAGGGCAGGTAACAAACACTATGACTGAAATTTCCGAAGGTACAGGGAAATCAGCAGATGGTCTTGAAAATATTGCATCTGATATGGAAAAATTATCATCTTCTATTAATGAAATAAAAAATGAAACTAATAATGTGAATGAAGTTGCTTTGGAAACAAATAAATTAGGCGGAAGAGGTTTAGAAATTGCTAAATTAGTATTAAATAAATCAAATGAAACTAAAAACAGTACGGAAGAAGTAAATTCTGTTGTTAATGAAGTATCAAGCAGTATTGAAAAGATTGAAAATATTAATAGTAGTATAACAGCAATAACTGAACAGACAAATCTTTTGGCATTGAATGCTGCAATAGAAGCTGCAAGAGCTGGTGAAGCAGGAAAAGGATTTGCTGTTGTAGCTGATGAAATAAGAAAACTTGCAGAAGAAACAGCAGTTTCGGCAAAAGAAATAGATTCAATTATAAAAGAGATAAGTGAAAAATCTAATAAGGCTGTAGATAAAGTATCAAATACTACGAATGTAGTAAAAGAGCAGGAAGAAGCTGTTATGGAATCTCAAAAAATATTCAAAGATATAGTTCATTCTGTTGAAAGTTTAAGTGATAAAGTATCAATTATAGCAGATAGTATTTCCGTAATAAATACTATGAAAGATAATGTATTAGATAAAGTTGGAGATCTCTCAGCTTTATTAGAGGAAACAGCAGCAGGAAGTGAGGAAGTGACAGCATCTGCTCATGAAGTTAATGCATCAACCGAGACATTTGTACATGATTTGAATATATTGAAGGAAAAAACAGAAGAGTTAAAACAACATATTTCAACTTTTAATTTTTAG
- a CDS encoding lactate utilization protein, translating into MNISKLLDNLKREGFTVSFFENNDSAVKYLDSQLNKKTIGFGGSKTLEELNLFETLSINNEVYWHWRQPQQEARSNSQTAQVYISSANAIAETGEIINIDGSGNRISSIMYGHEKVYIIAGVNKVEETFEKALWRAKNIAAPLNAKRLGLKTPCAVSKEMKCYDCSSPDRICCGVSVLIKKMNGIKEMEVILINEQMGY; encoded by the coding sequence ATGAATATATCAAAATTATTAGATAATTTAAAAAGGGAAGGTTTTACTGTTTCATTCTTTGAAAATAATGATAGTGCAGTAAAATATCTTGATTCACAGCTAAATAAAAAAACAATAGGGTTTGGTGGTAGTAAAACATTAGAAGAATTAAATTTATTTGAAACATTATCAATAAATAATGAAGTTTATTGGCATTGGAGACAACCACAACAAGAAGCTAGGTCTAATTCTCAGACAGCACAAGTCTACATTTCTTCTGCCAATGCAATAGCTGAAACAGGTGAAATAATAAATATTGATGGAAGTGGTAACAGAATCTCATCAATTATGTATGGTCATGAGAAAGTATATATAATAGCTGGCGTAAATAAAGTCGAGGAAACTTTTGAAAAAGCATTATGGCGTGCTAAAAATATTGCTGCTCCTCTCAATGCAAAACGACTTGGTTTAAAAACACCTTGTGCTGTAAGTAAAGAAATGAAATGCTATGACTGCTCTAGTCCTGATAGAATATGTTGTGGTGTTTCTGTATTAATAAAAAAAATGAATGGAATAAAAGAAATGGAAGTAATTTTAATAAATGAGCAAATGGGATATTAA
- a CDS encoding IS256 family transposase translates to MTKKIDTNFDYNEEIKKCKTIDDVMGKNGLIQKLVKDVLENILEGEMEEHLGRNKYERTESNNQSNRNYRNGYSSKNLRSSFGDVDLDVPRDRNAEFEPQIIKKYETVCTELDKKIISLYAKGMSTSDIQSEIEDLYGIKISPSMVSKITDKVLASATEWQNRALDKIYPIVYLDAMYFKVRSNGKIINKAVYICLGYTMDGYKDILGIWVDEAEGAKFWLGICNDLKNRGVKEILIACMDGLKGLPQAIKTVFPSVNIQTCIVHQIRNSIKYIASKDKKAFMKDLKEVYKASTEELALAQLDNLKSFWGNKYAIVIDSWYNNWSNLSTFFDFSPSIRKMIYTTNALEGFNRQIRKFTKVRVIFPTDESLNKCVYLATMEITEKWSQPTPNWGATLAELSIIFEDQLKDELA, encoded by the coding sequence ATGACAAAAAAAATTGATACTAACTTTGACTACAATGAAGAAATAAAAAAATGTAAAACCATCGATGATGTTATGGGTAAGAATGGGCTAATACAAAAACTTGTAAAAGATGTCCTTGAAAATATATTAGAAGGCGAAATGGAAGAGCATCTTGGAAGAAATAAATATGAGCGTACAGAATCAAATAATCAAAGCAATAGAAACTATAGAAACGGGTATAGCAGTAAAAATCTACGAAGCTCCTTCGGTGACGTCGACTTAGACGTACCCCGTGATAGAAATGCAGAATTCGAACCTCAAATTATAAAGAAATATGAAACTGTCTGTACTGAGTTAGATAAAAAAATTATATCTTTATATGCTAAAGGTATGAGTACAAGTGATATCCAATCAGAGATTGAAGATCTATATGGAATAAAAATATCTCCATCGATGGTATCTAAAATAACAGATAAAGTACTCGCTAGCGCTACCGAATGGCAAAATAGAGCTTTGGATAAAATATATCCTATCGTTTATTTAGATGCTATGTACTTTAAAGTTAGAAGTAATGGAAAGATAATTAATAAAGCTGTTTACATTTGTTTAGGATATACAATGGATGGCTATAAAGATATTTTAGGTATATGGGTTGATGAAGCAGAAGGTGCTAAATTCTGGTTAGGAATTTGTAATGACTTAAAAAATAGAGGAGTTAAAGAAATATTAATTGCATGTATGGATGGTTTAAAAGGATTACCACAAGCTATTAAAACAGTATTTCCATCAGTAAATATTCAAACATGTATTGTTCACCAAATTAGAAATTCAATCAAATATATAGCTTCAAAGGATAAAAAGGCATTTATGAAGGATTTAAAAGAAGTTTACAAAGCATCAACTGAAGAACTTGCGTTGGCGCAGCTAGACAATTTAAAATCTTTCTGGGGTAATAAATACGCTATAGTTATTGATTCTTGGTATAATAATTGGAGTAATCTATCAACATTTTTTGATTTCTCTCCAAGCATAAGAAAGATGATATATACTACCAATGCACTTGAAGGGTTTAATCGTCAAATACGTAAATTTACTAAGGTTAGAGTGATCTTTCCTACAGATGAATCGTTAAATAAGTGTGTTTACTTAGCTACGATGGAAATAACAGAAAAATGGAGTCAACCTACTCCAAATTGGGGTGCTACGCTAGCGGAGCTATCAATAATATTTGAAGATCAACTAAAAGATGAATTAGCTTAG
- a CDS encoding zinc-ribbon domain-containing protein produces the protein MTDKTLVCKDCGSEFVFTVGEQEFYKEKGFENEPVRCAACRRARKEQNNRR, from the coding sequence ATGACAGATAAGACATTAGTATGTAAAGATTGTGGAAGTGAATTTGTTTTCACAGTTGGAGAACAAGAATTCTACAAAGAAAAAGGGTTTGAAAATGAACCTGTTAGATGTGCAGCTTGTAGAAGAGCAAGAAAAGAACAAAATAATAGAAGATAA